The window CTCTGATGATAAACTACCTGAGACAGCCCTGCTTCTTTCCACTGCTTCGCATGCTCAAATGTCCAGTCCCCGTAAAGCTCCACCTGTAAGTCAGCTACCTCTTTCAGCGCTGCTTTCATTGTAGGAATAGTAGCCGAACATATTACTGTCATCCAGTCTGCTCCTGCGTCAGCACAGTTTTTAGCTACAGTTCCTCCTGCATCGGCACATTTAGTATCAGCAAGTATTGTTTTAGACGGATAAAGAGCTCTAAGACATCTTACTGCCTCCATACCTTCTGCGAGACATAGTATAGTCCCTGCTTCTATAACATCAACCTCATTCCCCACCTGTGAAATAGATCTTATAGCATCGCTTAATGTATTATTATCGAGGGCTATCTGTAATAATGGTCTTGACATATTTTCCTCCCTTGTTTTATTTTTGATTTCAGTTCAGCATATTTTATGCCGAAACCTCAATTAATCCGCTTTATATACTCAATTTTCTTCATAACCCAAACCAAGAAAACCTCTCCCCCCTAAAAAACGTTGTATTTATTTCAAAAGTTCTATGATTTCATCAGCACTTTCTGCACTTCTGATTTTTTCAAATATTGCCTCATCATCAAAAAGCATTACTATCTGGGGTATAGATTCGTTGGAATGTACCTCAGAACTTGTAGCTGAAAATCCCAAAAGAATATCCACTTCCTGACCATCAGGAAAGACAACGGGTTTTTCAAGTGTAACGAAGCTGAAACCGTCTTTCAGCACACCCTTTTCCGGTCTTTCATGGGGCATGGCTAATCCCGGAGCCAGTATATAATACGGACCGAGTTCATGTGTTCTTTCTATTACTGAATCTATATATTCTTCTTTGATAATTCCCTTTTCAAGCAATGGTTTGAAAGTGATTTTTATGGCGTCTTCCCATGTTTCTGCTTTCTGCTTCACTTTGACAGAATCATTTTTGACCAGATATTCCAGTAGTGTCATTTTTCCTCCTCTGTGTTATGTAGAAAATATATATGTGCATTTTACAAATTAAAATTATTTATTATTTTTTCAATATCATCTATAGAGCCGGCAATTCTGAACTGCTCTCTTAGTGCGTCATCAGAACCTATCTTTACGATACTTTCCAGTATTGGCAGAAGTTCTTCATGTTCTCCGGCATTTGCTATACAAAACACCAGAAAAACCGGATCGTTATATTCGTTTCCAAAATTAACAGGCTTAGAAAGAGTCAGAAGACTGACTCCTGTTTTTAATGCACCGTTTTCTCCTGATGTATGGGGCATGGCAATATTAGGTGCTATAACAATATAAGACCCTAACTCTCTATATGCTTCAATCATAGCCTGTACATAAGAATCAGTGACTATATTATTTTTGAGAAGCAGTTCACCGCCTATTTTAATAATTTCCTCGGGATTTTCACTTGAAACATTCAGCCTTATCAGCTTATCCTCAGCCATATTTTTTAGATTATACATTTTTCTTCTCCTTGGGCATATTTATTCCGAGTCTTTGATACTGATCATTCGGAGACTCGTGAAATTTCATGTTTTTTACTAGTTTTTCCGTGAGTTTTTGTTCCAGAATCTCATCTTTTACAGGTGAGAGCTGTCCGGGATCATTATTGATATCGAATATTAAAGAACCATATTTATATATTTTATATTTATCTTCTGCACGAAATTTAAGTACGGGGACATTTTTAGAATAATTTACCGGTTCCGAAAGCTCAACATCTTTTATTTCATCTATACTAAAAAGTTTGTTCATATGCATGGGCATAAGTGTGTAGTTATAGAGTGGTTTGTTTTCTTCTAATGCCGGGGCTTTCATATAAGTGTATTTCCCGTCGTACATATTTACATGTCCGCCGTGGACTCCGTAAATGCATTCTTCACGTACAGGAGTGTCAGTTTCTATAGTTTGTTTCAGGGATTTTCCTTTCATTGATTCAGGAACAGGAACATCAAAGAAATCAAGTAGTGTTGGCGCCCAATCTATCATTTGTACTATGGATTTTCTTCTTTCATTCTTCTTTTTTGA is drawn from Sebaldella sp. S0638 and contains these coding sequences:
- a CDS encoding 3-keto-L-gulonate-6-phosphate decarboxylase UlaD → MSRPLLQIALDNNTLSDAIRSISQVGNEVDVIEAGTILCLAEGMEAVRCLRALYPSKTILADTKCADAGGTVAKNCADAGADWMTVICSATIPTMKAALKEVADLQVELYGDWTFEHAKQWKEAGLSQVVYHQSRDALLAGETWGEKDLNKIKKLVEMGFKVSVTGGLEKETLKLFKGINVYTFIAGRGIREASDPAQAAREFKEEIAKYWDE
- a CDS encoding PTS sugar transporter subunit IIA produces the protein MTLLEYLVKNDSVKVKQKAETWEDAIKITFKPLLEKGIIKEEYIDSVIERTHELGPYYILAPGLAMPHERPEKGVLKDGFSFVTLEKPVVFPDGQEVDILLGFSATSSEVHSNESIPQIVMLFDDEAIFEKIRSAESADEIIELLK
- a CDS encoding PTS sugar transporter subunit IIA, producing the protein MYNLKNMAEDKLIRLNVSSENPEEIIKIGGELLLKNNIVTDSYVQAMIEAYRELGSYIVIAPNIAMPHTSGENGALKTGVSLLTLSKPVNFGNEYNDPVFLVFCIANAGEHEELLPILESIVKIGSDDALREQFRIAGSIDDIEKIINNFNL